In Struthio camelus isolate bStrCam1 chromosome 13, bStrCam1.hap1, whole genome shotgun sequence, the following are encoded in one genomic region:
- the LOC104147040 gene encoding interleukin-5 produces MKTHLYFILLATSVCAAPQMSSIAELLTLLEQIYSSVAEDTQNANCVNKIFEGTELLKNKLDMNKFSAFFQKFERLKQSLTPSLGKEEECHTERKNPKRFIEKLTTFIRKSSKKPRA; encoded by the exons ATGAAGACACATCTCTATTTTATCTTGCTGGCTACAAGTGTCTGCGCTGCTCCCCAGATGAGCAGTATAGCTGAATTACTGACGTTATTAGAACAAATTTATAGCTCAGTGGCAGAGGACACTCAG AATGCAAATTGTGTGAACAAAATCTTTGAAGGAACAGAACTGTTGAAAAACAAACTTGATATGAACAAATTcagtgcttttttccaaaaatttgaACGACTGAAGCAATCACTCACACCAAGCCTGGGAAAAGAG GAGGAATGCCATACAGAAAGAAAGAACCCCAAAAGATTCATAGAAAAACTGACAACATTCATCAGAAAATCATCAAAAAAACCAAGAGCGTAA